Proteins encoded in a region of the Clostridium butyricum genome:
- a CDS encoding DNA topology modulation protein, with protein sequence MKIAIIGYSGSGKSTLAKKLSELFKIPVLYLDTINFESHWKERDREEAKAMVKDFMNNESWVIDGNYKDFHQERRMKEADKIIFMNFPRRKCFKQAYSRYLNFKNKVRESMAEGCEEKFDLEFIKWILFTGRSKKYKQRYLEICNKYKGKVIICKNLKEVKSLYEVLS encoded by the coding sequence ATGAAAATAGCAATAATAGGTTATAGTGGATCTGGAAAATCAACACTTGCAAAGAAGTTAAGTGAACTATTCAAGATTCCAGTGCTTTACTTAGATACTATAAATTTTGAAAGCCACTGGAAAGAAAGAGATAGAGAAGAAGCTAAAGCTATGGTAAAGGATTTTATGAACAATGAATCTTGGGTTATAGATGGTAATTATAAGGATTTTCATCAAGAGAGAAGAATGAAAGAAGCTGATAAGATAATCTTTATGAATTTCCCAAGGAGAAAGTGTTTTAAACAGGCATATAGCAGATATTTAAATTTTAAAAATAAAGTAAGAGAAAGTATGGCTGAGGGTTGTGAAGAAAAGTTTGATTTAGAATTTATTAAGTGGATTTTGTTTACAGGTAGAAGCAAAAAGTATAAGCAAAGATATTTAGAAATTTGTAATAAATATAAAGGTAAAGTTATTATATGTAAAAATTTAAAAGAAGTAAAAAGCCTTTATGAAGTATTATCTTAA
- a CDS encoding NADH peroxidase has translation MKRFICTVCGYIHEGDRPPEICPICKVGSDKFKEMSDELQFADEHRIGIADGLDDEILEALRANFIGECTEVGMYIAMSRQADREGYPEVGEAYKRIAWEEAEHASKFAEILGEVVVPCTKSNLSARVEAEFGACQGKKDLATLAKKNNLDAIHDTVHEMCKDEARHGRAFKGLLDRYFSK, from the coding sequence ATGAAAAGATTTATTTGTACAGTGTGTGGATATATTCATGAAGGTGATAGACCACCTGAAATTTGTCCTATCTGTAAAGTAGGTTCGGATAAATTTAAAGAAATGTCTGATGAATTGCAGTTTGCTGACGAACATCGTATTGGTATAGCTGATGGTCTTGATGATGAAATATTAGAAGCTTTAAGAGCTAATTTCATTGGTGAATGTACTGAAGTTGGTATGTATATTGCTATGTCTCGTCAAGCTGATCGTGAAGGATATCCTGAAGTTGGTGAAGCTTATAAAAGGATTGCCTGGGAAGAAGCAGAGCATGCTTCAAAGTTCGCTGAAATTTTAGGTGAAGTAGTAGTTCCATGTACTAAATCTAATCTTAGCGCTAGAGTTGAGGCTGAATTCGGAGCTTGTCAAGGTAAGAAGGATCTTGCAACTTTAGCTAAGAAAAACAATTTAGATGCTATACACGATACTGTACATGAAATGTGCAAGGATGAAGCTAGACACGGTAGAGCATTTAAAGGTTTGTTGGATAGATACTTTAGTAAATAA
- a CDS encoding DUF1540 domain-containing protein, with protein sequence MQKINCDVNNCSHNKSGVCYSNVVDIGGMNACSDSGTCCGSFLNKALYSDLTSNSNSDSQCDCLVCKVESCTHNCNSCCDLQSINVCGNNSQIYAETKCESFESKK encoded by the coding sequence GTGCAAAAAATTAATTGTGATGTAAACAACTGTTCACATAATAAAAGTGGTGTCTGCTACTCTAATGTAGTTGATATTGGTGGAATGAATGCATGTAGCGATAGCGGCACATGTTGTGGTTCATTTTTAAATAAAGCTTTATACAGCGACTTAACATCCAACAGCAATAGTGATAGTCAATGTGATTGTCTTGTTTGTAAAGTTGAAAGCTGTACTCATAACTGCAACAGCTGCTGTGATTTACAATCTATAAATGTTTGTGGTAATAATTCTCAAATTTATGCAGAAACAAAATGTGAAAGCTTTGAATCAAAAAAATAA
- the ribE gene encoding 6,7-dimethyl-8-ribityllumazine synthase, producing MNTFEGKLVAEGLKFGIIIGRFNEFIGGKLLDGALDGLKRHGVKEEDIDIAWVPGAFEIPLIAKKMAKNDKYDGIICLGAVIKGSTSHYDYVCSEVSKGIASVSLECEKPVMFGVLTTNNIEQAIERAGTKAGNKGYECAVSAIEMANLMNVLK from the coding sequence ATGAATACATTTGAAGGAAAATTAGTTGCAGAAGGATTAAAGTTTGGTATAATTATAGGAAGATTTAATGAGTTTATTGGAGGAAAGCTTTTAGATGGAGCTTTAGATGGATTAAAAAGACATGGGGTAAAAGAAGAAGATATAGATATAGCGTGGGTTCCAGGAGCGTTTGAAATACCTCTTATAGCAAAAAAGATGGCTAAAAATGATAAGTATGATGGAATAATATGTTTAGGTGCAGTAATTAAAGGATCAACTTCTCACTATGATTATGTATGTAGCGAAGTATCAAAGGGAATTGCAAGCGTATCATTAGAATGTGAAAAACCTGTAATGTTTGGAGTATTAACTACAAATAATATTGAACAAGCTATAGAAAGAGCTGGTACAAAAGCAGGAAATAAAGGATATGAATGTGCTGTATCTGCAATTGAAATGGCTAATTTAATGAATGTACTTAAATAG
- a CDS encoding bifunctional 3,4-dihydroxy-2-butanone-4-phosphate synthase/GTP cyclohydrolase II, with protein MNFSSIKDAIEDLKSGKMIIVVDDEGRENEGDLVIPAETVTGESINFMIKYAKGLVCVPVEQELAKKLELNPMVEKNTDNHETAFTVSIDHVDTETGISAFERAHTIRKLVISNEPLEFRRPGHIFPLIAKKRGVLERTGHTEAGVDLAKLSGFKGAAVICEIVKGDGTMARRDDLFEFAKDHDLKIVTIEDLIEYRLENESSVIKETEANLPTKYGEFKVLAFSEKNTDKCHLALIKGNIDKCDNVLVRVHSECLTGDALGSRKCDCGEQYDASMKMIAEEGCGILLYMKQEGRGIGLLNKLKAYALQDAGFDTVDANRELGFEDDLRDYKASGDMLKELGVNRVRLITNNPEKIEGLVKYGIEVSERVPVEVNANKYDIGYLKTKKSRMNHILELN; from the coding sequence ATGAATTTCAGCAGCATAAAAGATGCAATTGAAGATTTAAAAAGTGGAAAAATGATTATAGTTGTAGATGATGAAGGCAGAGAAAATGAGGGTGATCTTGTTATTCCAGCAGAAACTGTAACAGGAGAAAGCATAAATTTTATGATTAAATACGCAAAAGGACTTGTATGTGTTCCCGTTGAACAAGAGCTAGCAAAAAAACTAGAACTGAATCCTATGGTTGAAAAGAATACAGATAATCATGAAACAGCATTCACAGTTTCTATTGATCATGTTGATACGGAAACAGGAATATCTGCTTTTGAAAGGGCACATACAATAAGAAAACTCGTTATAAGTAATGAACCTTTAGAATTTCGAAGACCAGGTCATATCTTTCCTCTTATAGCGAAAAAAAGAGGAGTGTTAGAAAGAACTGGACATACAGAAGCTGGTGTAGATCTTGCAAAGCTTTCAGGTTTTAAAGGGGCAGCTGTTATATGTGAAATAGTGAAAGGTGATGGAACAATGGCAAGAAGAGATGATTTATTTGAGTTTGCTAAGGATCATGACTTAAAGATAGTTACTATTGAAGATCTTATAGAATACAGACTTGAAAATGAAAGTAGTGTTATAAAAGAAACAGAGGCAAATCTTCCTACAAAATATGGTGAATTTAAAGTTTTAGCTTTTAGTGAAAAAAATACAGATAAGTGTCATCTTGCATTAATTAAAGGAAATATAGATAAATGTGATAATGTGCTTGTAAGAGTTCATTCTGAATGTTTAACAGGTGATGCATTAGGTTCTAGAAAATGTGACTGTGGTGAGCAGTATGATGCATCAATGAAAATGATAGCTGAAGAAGGATGTGGTATTCTTCTTTATATGAAACAGGAAGGAAGAGGAATAGGACTTTTAAATAAGCTTAAAGCTTATGCATTGCAGGATGCAGGATTTGATACAGTAGATGCAAATAGAGAACTTGGATTTGAAGATGACTTAAGGGATTATAAAGCTAGTGGAGATATGCTCAAAGAACTTGGTGTAAACAGAGTAAGACTAATAACGAATAATCCAGAAAAAATAGAGGGACTTGTAAAGTATGGAATTGAAGTTTCAGAAAGAGTACCTGTAGAAGTAAATGCCAATAAATATGATATAGGTTATCTAAAAACTAAAAAATCAAGAATGAATCATATATTAGAACTTAACTAA
- a CDS encoding riboflavin synthase: protein MFTGIVEEIGSLKELSIGSGFGNIEIKCNKVLEETKIGDSIAVNGVCLTVNKINSNSFVADIMGETLDRTNLGRLKDGNKVNLERALKVSDRFGGHIVSGHVDGKGQILSIDNKEDGTWFTISADKEILKYIILKGSITIDGISLTVAYVDNEVFKVSIIPHTLKNTILAQKIHGSYVNLENDIMGKYIEKFMIFSKTESENEKSKITLDFLRENGF from the coding sequence ATGTTTACAGGAATAGTAGAGGAAATAGGAAGTCTTAAAGAACTATCTATAGGAAGTGGTTTTGGGAATATTGAAATAAAATGTAACAAAGTTTTAGAAGAAACTAAAATAGGTGATAGTATAGCTGTTAATGGTGTATGTCTGACTGTAAATAAAATAAACAGTAATTCTTTTGTTGCTGATATTATGGGTGAAACTTTAGATAGAACAAATCTTGGAAGATTAAAAGATGGCAATAAGGTCAATTTAGAAAGAGCTTTGAAGGTTAGTGACAGATTTGGAGGGCATATTGTAAGCGGACATGTTGATGGAAAGGGACAGATACTTTCAATTGACAACAAAGAGGATGGGACATGGTTTACTATAAGTGCAGATAAAGAAATTTTAAAATATATAATTTTAAAAGGCTCCATAACAATTGATGGTATAAGTCTTACTGTTGCTTATGTAGATAATGAAGTATTTAAAGTATCTATAATACCACACACATTAAAGAATACAATATTGGCACAGAAAATTCATGGTTCATATGTAAATCTTGAAAATGACATTATGGGTAAATATATAGAAAAATTTATGATATTTTCAAAGACAGAAAGTGAAAATGAAAAAAGTAAAATCACATTAGATTTCCTTAGAGAAAATGGATTTTAA
- the ribD gene encoding bifunctional diaminohydroxyphosphoribosylaminopyrimidine deaminase/5-amino-6-(5-phosphoribosylamino)uracil reductase RibD yields MDEFYMKRALELAIKGVGMVNPNPMVGAVIVKDNKVIGEGFHEKYGHAHAERNAVKNAVEDIEGATVYVTLEPCAHYGKTPPCVDLLIEKKVRKVVIGMLDPNPLVAGKSIKKLKENNIEVKVGVKEKECRKLNEVFIKYITTKKPFVIMKAGISIDGKIATSGGESKWITSERSRLHSHELRNRMSGIMVGINTVLSDDPSLTYRGEHKGKDPLRIIIDSTLKVPFESKVIKYNNNNTIVACIENADLIKKEKLEKMGVKVMETKSKKGKVDLQEVVEKLGKDKIDSILLEGGGTLNFSALKEGIVDKVRFYIAPKIIGGQNSKNSVSGQGFYNLDDCVNLKDMSYEQMGNEIVVEGYI; encoded by the coding sequence ATGGACGAGTTTTATATGAAAAGAGCATTAGAGTTAGCTATTAAAGGTGTTGGTATGGTAAATCCGAATCCAATGGTTGGTGCAGTTATTGTAAAAGATAATAAGGTTATAGGTGAAGGATTTCATGAGAAATACGGGCATGCTCATGCTGAAAGAAATGCAGTAAAAAATGCAGTGGAAGATATTGAAGGGGCAACGGTATATGTTACATTAGAACCATGTGCTCACTATGGAAAAACACCTCCATGTGTAGATCTGCTTATAGAAAAGAAAGTTAGAAAAGTAGTAATAGGAATGCTTGATCCTAATCCTTTGGTGGCAGGAAAAAGCATTAAAAAACTTAAAGAAAACAATATTGAAGTTAAGGTTGGGGTTAAAGAAAAAGAATGCAGAAAATTAAATGAAGTATTTATAAAATATATAACAACTAAAAAGCCATTTGTAATTATGAAAGCTGGAATTTCCATTGATGGAAAGATAGCTACAAGTGGTGGCGAATCAAAATGGATTACAAGTGAAAGATCAAGATTGCATAGTCATGAACTTAGAAACAGAATGTCTGGAATTATGGTTGGAATAAATACTGTTTTAAGTGATGATCCATCTCTTACATATAGAGGAGAGCATAAAGGTAAAGATCCACTAAGGATTATTATAGACAGCACTTTAAAAGTTCCATTTGAAAGTAAAGTTATTAAATATAACAATAATAATACAATAGTTGCTTGTATTGAAAATGCTGATTTAATAAAAAAAGAGAAGTTAGAAAAAATGGGTGTCAAGGTAATGGAAACTAAGTCTAAAAAAGGAAAAGTAGATTTACAAGAAGTAGTCGAAAAGCTTGGAAAAGATAAAATTGATTCAATACTATTAGAAGGAGGAGGAACTCTTAATTTTTCAGCTTTAAAAGAAGGAATTGTTGATAAAGTAAGATTTTATATAGCACCTAAAATAATAGGTGGACAAAATAGTAAAAATAGTGTGAGTGGACAAGGATTCTATAATCTTGATGACTGTGTAAATCTTAAAGATATGTCATATGAACAGATGGGAAATGAAATAGTAGTAGAAGGATACATCTAA
- a CDS encoding DUF6398 domain-containing protein has product MQELSNVLAGKYEEIVEKITSFSNEYLNDEYKNICIEATKVLFLNNEEQVKKGKASSWAAGVVHAMGTVNNLFDAKNNPYIKALDLYKELGVSSSTGSSKSKEVRNLLNLDENSEKWTIKIADSSANAEKEAAVAVTEENISENNEANTFRFAVNKNFVVAQKIVDRAWREKNFNNKAKYAKEALTIYEDCPDAYIILSKNSSLNNEEKKMLLEKAVKAAQNVLKITDLKDTDLRLFKLPIAEPFFGAKYTLALHLWNINEREEAIRNLNDVLTYNKKDNLVCRGILTSWLIIEGKLKEAEEILARCEHDYLLDTNYNRVACLFKNGKLKEAERALRRAYKRNPLVIDYLLKSKTIKEIKGAVKPGSPEEAMKYAKLGLEVWSDLEMIKWLKSMKMDFEILNF; this is encoded by the coding sequence ATGCAGGAATTATCTAACGTATTAGCTGGTAAGTATGAGGAGATAGTTGAAAAGATAACTAGCTTTTCAAATGAATATCTAAATGATGAATATAAAAATATTTGCATAGAAGCTACAAAAGTATTATTTTTAAACAATGAAGAACAAGTTAAAAAAGGAAAGGCTTCTTCATGGGCTGCTGGAGTTGTACACGCCATGGGAACTGTAAATAATTTGTTTGATGCCAAAAATAATCCATATATAAAGGCTCTTGATTTATATAAGGAACTGGGAGTAAGTAGTAGTACTGGATCAAGTAAGTCAAAGGAAGTAAGAAATTTATTAAATTTAGATGAAAACAGTGAAAAGTGGACAATTAAGATAGCTGATTCATCTGCAAATGCAGAAAAAGAAGCAGCAGTAGCAGTAACTGAAGAAAATATATCTGAAAATAATGAAGCAAATACTTTCAGATTTGCTGTAAACAAAAACTTTGTAGTAGCTCAAAAAATTGTAGATAGAGCATGGAGAGAAAAAAACTTTAACAATAAGGCAAAGTATGCTAAAGAAGCTTTAACTATATATGAGGATTGTCCGGATGCATATATAATTTTATCAAAGAATTCCAGCTTAAATAATGAAGAAAAGAAGATGTTATTAGAAAAAGCTGTTAAAGCAGCACAAAATGTATTGAAAATAACAGATTTAAAAGATACAGATTTAAGATTATTTAAATTACCAATTGCAGAACCATTTTTTGGTGCAAAATATACTCTTGCTCTTCATTTATGGAATATAAACGAAAGAGAAGAAGCAATTAGAAATTTAAATGATGTATTAACCTATAATAAAAAGGATAATCTAGTGTGCAGAGGAATTCTTACAAGCTGGCTTATTATTGAAGGAAAGCTTAAAGAAGCAGAAGAAATATTGGCAAGATGTGAGCATGACTATTTACTAGATACTAATTATAACAGAGTAGCATGTTTGTTTAAGAATGGAAAACTTAAAGAAGCAGAAAGAGCATTAAGAAGAGCATATAAAAGAAATCCATTAGTTATTGATTATTTATTAAAGTCTAAGACTATTAAAGAGATAAAAGGTGCAGTAAAACCAGGAAGTCCAGAAGAAGCAATGAAGTACGCTAAATTAGGTTTAGAAGTATGGAGTGATTTGGAAATGATTAAATGGTTAAAATCAATGAAAATGGATTTTGAAATATTAAATTTTTAA
- a CDS encoding amidase domain-containing protein has protein sequence MLRKNLYDLCSFLCSPYTHLNIIPKISLFTHENIFNQLQSKIDFKFQWNKRNNFIINDFKFSFKYEILEQTSILIKVKLSIINSFILNPFINKNRSSMIDDYIIIAEYTPNNNIKLYNLISKEENPLLYHSLINKKLDFINTFLPLKIDNIWNIDFKTLNSMYDKIQTLSYHFSTRKVKRNSKFNIETACNYAETFALTPNPEYISYENFGGDCTNFISQILYSGGLKKTYSWTPYSNTWLRVEELYYYLINNALAYKLTDDDSLSKGTLIQFKTPRLGRFFHSGFITHRLPDGECLYCCHSYNKLNYPLSQIYPVLYPELRSLYFY, from the coding sequence TTGTTAAGAAAAAACCTATATGATTTATGTAGTTTTTTATGTTCTCCATACACACATTTAAATATCATTCCCAAAATTTCTCTTTTTACACATGAAAATATTTTCAATCAATTACAATCAAAGATAGATTTTAAATTTCAGTGGAATAAAAGAAACAATTTTATTATAAATGATTTTAAATTCTCTTTCAAATATGAAATACTTGAACAAACTTCCATATTAATAAAAGTAAAATTATCTATTATAAATTCTTTTATATTGAATCCATTCATAAATAAAAATAGATCTTCAATGATTGATGATTACATTATTATCGCAGAATATACTCCTAATAATAATATAAAATTATATAACCTAATTTCTAAAGAAGAAAATCCTCTTCTTTACCATTCATTAATTAATAAAAAGCTAGATTTCATTAATACTTTTCTTCCATTAAAAATAGATAATATTTGGAATATAGATTTTAAAACTTTAAATTCTATGTATGATAAAATACAAACTCTATCTTATCATTTTTCCACTAGAAAAGTAAAGAGAAATTCTAAATTCAATATAGAAACTGCATGTAATTATGCAGAAACATTTGCCCTTACACCTAATCCCGAATATATATCTTATGAAAACTTTGGTGGAGACTGTACAAATTTTATATCTCAAATACTTTATTCAGGAGGATTAAAAAAAACATATTCGTGGACTCCTTATTCTAATACATGGCTAAGAGTTGAAGAACTCTACTATTATCTTATAAATAATGCCCTTGCTTATAAACTTACCGATGATGACTCTTTATCAAAAGGTACCTTAATACAATTTAAGACACCAAGGCTAGGTCGTTTTTTTCATTCTGGATTTATAACTCACAGGCTTCCTGATGGTGAATGCCTTTATTGTTGTCACAGCTATAATAAATTAAATTATCCATTAAGTCAGATATATCCAGTACTTTATCCTGAACTGCGCAGTCTTTATTTCTATTGA
- the purB gene encoding adenylosuccinate lyase, whose amino-acid sequence MRNLYSTPLNSRYASKEMSYIFSDDMKFSTWRKLWVALAEGEKELGLNITDEQIKELKEHINDINYDEAAKREKEVRHDVMSHVYAYGLQCPNAKGIIHLGATSCYVGDNTDVIIMRDALNLIKNKIVTVLNHLKNFAIEYKDMPTLGFTHFQPAQLTTVGKRATLWMQDLVMDVENIDFLISQLKLRGVKGTTGTQASFMELFDGDESKVKALDKIVAEKMGFEKSFGVTGQTYPRKLDSIVLNTLSEVAQSAYKFSNDLRLLQNMKEMEEPFEKHQIGSSAMAYKRNPMRSERISALARYVIVDALNPAITAGTQWFERTLDDSANKRLSVAEGFLALDGVLNLYMNIAENMVVYDKVIASHVQRELPFMATENIMMEAVKRGKDRQELHENIRVHSMAAAQRVKGEGLDNDLIERIINDDSFGLTRDEILGVIDPAKFVGRAPSQVVEFIDEYINPIIEENKEALKITSEITV is encoded by the coding sequence ATGAGAAATTTATATAGTACACCTTTAAATTCAAGATATGCATCTAAAGAAATGAGTTATATTTTTTCAGATGACATGAAGTTTTCAACTTGGAGAAAATTATGGGTTGCTTTAGCAGAAGGCGAAAAAGAATTAGGTTTAAATATAACTGATGAGCAGATTAAAGAATTAAAAGAGCATATAAATGATATAAATTATGATGAAGCAGCTAAAAGAGAAAAAGAAGTAAGACATGATGTTATGAGTCATGTTTATGCATATGGTCTTCAATGTCCAAATGCTAAGGGGATAATTCATTTAGGGGCAACATCATGTTACGTTGGAGATAATACAGATGTAATAATTATGAGAGATGCCTTAAATTTAATTAAGAACAAAATAGTTACTGTATTAAATCATTTAAAGAATTTTGCAATAGAATATAAGGATATGCCTACATTAGGTTTTACACACTTCCAACCTGCACAATTAACTACAGTAGGTAAAAGAGCTACACTTTGGATGCAGGATTTAGTTATGGATGTTGAAAACATAGATTTTTTAATATCACAATTAAAGCTTAGAGGAGTTAAAGGAACAACAGGAACTCAAGCAAGTTTTATGGAACTTTTTGATGGAGATGAAAGTAAGGTAAAAGCTTTAGATAAAATAGTAGCAGAAAAAATGGGATTTGAAAAAAGTTTTGGAGTTACAGGACAGACATATCCTAGAAAACTTGATTCAATAGTTTTAAATACTTTATCAGAAGTTGCACAAAGTGCATATAAGTTTAGTAATGATTTAAGATTACTTCAAAATATGAAAGAAATGGAAGAACCATTTGAAAAACATCAAATAGGATCTTCAGCTATGGCTTATAAGAGAAATCCTATGAGAAGTGAAAGAATTAGTGCTTTAGCAAGATATGTAATTGTAGATGCTTTAAATCCAGCTATAACTGCAGGAACACAATGGTTTGAAAGAACATTAGATGATTCAGCCAATAAGAGATTATCAGTAGCTGAAGGATTCTTAGCATTAGATGGTGTTTTAAATCTATACATGAATATTGCTGAGAATATGGTTGTATATGACAAGGTAATTGCATCTCACGTTCAAAGAGAGTTACCATTCATGGCTACAGAAAACATAATGATGGAAGCTGTTAAGAGAGGTAAGGACAGACAAGAATTACATGAAAATATAAGAGTTCACTCAATGGCAGCAGCTCAAAGAGTTAAAGGTGAAGGATTAGACAATGATTTAATAGAAAGAATTATAAATGATGATTCTTTTGGCCTTACAAGAGATGAAATATTAGGTGTAATAGATCCGGCTAAATTCGTTGGAAGAGCGCCAAGTCAAGTTGTAGAATTCATAGACGAATACATAAATCCAATTATAGAAGAAAATAAAGAAGCATTAAAAATAACAAGTGAAATAACAGTTTAA
- a CDS encoding DUF378 domain-containing protein, translated as MCKLNIFDKLSFLLVLIGSLNWGTIGLLDFNIVNFFCMGIPILERIIYVIVCAAALNLVSLLFRCNIISFDN; from the coding sequence ATGTGCAAATTAAACATATTTGATAAATTATCTTTTTTACTAGTATTAATCGGTTCTCTTAATTGGGGAACAATCGGCTTATTAGACTTTAACATAGTCAATTTTTTCTGTATGGGAATTCCTATACTTGAAAGAATTATATATGTTATAGTATGTGCCGCAGCTCTTAATTTAGTTTCTCTTCTTTTTAGATGTAATATAATAAGTTTTGATAATTAA
- a CDS encoding HPr family phosphocarrier protein, with the protein MIEKEVVVKNGSGLHARPATLLVKKASSFKSDVSIEYNGKKANVKSLIGVLSLAVTKDATIKVVASGDDEALAVEEIAKLVESLED; encoded by the coding sequence ATGATAGAAAAAGAAGTTGTTGTTAAGAACGGTTCAGGTCTTCACGCTAGACCAGCTACATTATTAGTTAAGAAGGCTTCATCATTTAAGTCTGACGTTAGCATAGAATACAATGGTAAGAAAGCAAACGTAAAAAGCTTAATAGGAGTTTTATCTTTAGCAGTAACTAAAGATGCTACTATAAAAGTTGTAGCTTCTGGTGATGACGAAGCTTTAGCAGTAGAAGAAATTGCAAAATTAGTTGAAAGCTTAGAAGACTAA
- a CDS encoding stage V sporulation protein S, with protein MEVLKVSTKSNPNSVAGALAAIIKEQNVAEIQAVGAGAINQAVKAIAIARGFIAPSGKDVVCIPAFTDIQIDGEERTAIKLIVQPR; from the coding sequence ATGGAAGTATTAAAAGTATCAACAAAATCAAATCCAAACTCAGTAGCAGGAGCTTTAGCGGCTATAATAAAAGAGCAGAATGTAGCAGAAATTCAAGCAGTAGGAGCAGGCGCTATAAATCAAGCTGTTAAGGCTATAGCAATAGCAAGAGGTTTTATTGCACCAAGCGGAAAAGATGTAGTCTGTATTCCGGCGTTTACTGATATACAAATAGATGGAGAGGAAAGAACAGCCATAAAATTAATAGTACAACCTAGATAG